From the genome of Ralstonia pickettii, one region includes:
- the ureG gene encoding urease accessory protein UreG, producing the protein MRTKKLPALRVGVGGPVGSGKTTLLEMLCKAMRERYDLVAITNDIYTKEDQRLLTISGALPAERIMGVETGGCPHTAIREDASINLEAVDRMLSKFPDADVVFIESGGDNLAATFSPELSDLTIYVIDVAGGEKIPRKGGPGITKSDLLIINKTDLAPYVGASLEVMESDTCKMRGDRPFVMCNLRAQGGVDEVIRFIEKQGMLTAAA; encoded by the coding sequence ATGCGAACCAAGAAACTTCCAGCCCTGCGCGTTGGCGTGGGTGGCCCGGTGGGCTCCGGCAAGACCACGCTGCTCGAAATGCTCTGCAAGGCCATGCGCGAGCGCTACGACCTCGTGGCGATCACCAACGACATCTACACGAAGGAAGATCAGCGGCTGCTGACCATCTCCGGCGCACTGCCAGCCGAACGGATCATGGGTGTCGAAACGGGCGGCTGCCCGCACACGGCCATCCGTGAAGATGCGTCGATCAACCTCGAAGCGGTGGATCGCATGCTCTCGAAGTTTCCGGATGCGGATGTGGTCTTTATCGAGTCGGGCGGTGACAACCTCGCAGCGACGTTCAGCCCCGAGCTGTCGGACCTGACCATCTACGTGATCGACGTGGCGGGCGGGGAGAAGATCCCGCGCAAGGGCGGCCCCGGCATCACCAAGTCGGACCTGCTGATCATCAACAAGACGGACCTGGCGCCGTACGTTGGCGCGTCGCTGGAGGTGATGGAAAGCGACACCTGCAAGATGCGCGGCGATCGGCCGTTCGTGATGTGCAACCTGCGGGCGCAGGGTGGGGTGGATGAAGTGATCCGTTTTATTGAGAAACAGGGGATGCTGACGGCGGCTGCCTGA
- a CDS encoding urease accessory protein UreF has translation MTNAAQLTALLHLASPALPVGAFSYSQGLEAAVDVRHVADEASAAAWIAEGLDVLAACEAPLWLLQFADWQAGRFDAVAERDAWFLATRETRELRLETSQMGWSLNRLIQQMEWGDASLRSALAARASVTFPTAFAAAAAALNVDPRDGVTAYCFAWVENQMAAAVKAVPLGQAAGQRILFGLHAGVAHAVEEATRRAASHPPELSTFSPGLGVLSARHETQYSRLFRS, from the coding sequence ATGACTAACGCGGCGCAGCTCACCGCCTTGCTGCATCTCGCGTCCCCGGCGCTGCCGGTGGGCGCGTTCAGCTATTCGCAAGGGCTGGAAGCGGCGGTGGACGTCCGGCACGTGGCCGATGAGGCGTCGGCTGCGGCGTGGATTGCCGAGGGCCTCGACGTGCTGGCCGCCTGCGAGGCACCGCTGTGGCTGCTGCAGTTTGCCGACTGGCAGGCGGGCCGCTTCGATGCCGTGGCCGAGCGCGATGCGTGGTTTCTCGCCACCCGCGAGACGCGCGAGCTGCGGCTCGAAACGTCTCAGATGGGCTGGTCGCTCAATCGCCTTATCCAGCAGATGGAATGGGGCGATGCCTCACTGCGCAGCGCATTGGCTGCGCGTGCTTCCGTGACGTTTCCAACGGCCTTTGCCGCCGCCGCTGCCGCGCTGAATGTCGACCCGCGCGATGGGGTGACGGCGTACTGCTTTGCCTGGGTCGAAAACCAGATGGCGGCGGCGGTGAAGGCCGTTCCGCTCGGGCAGGCTGCGGGGCAGCGCATTCTCTTCGGTCTGCACGCTGGCGTGGCCCATGCGGTGGAAGAGGCGACGCGTCGTGCGGCATCTCATCCGCCCGAACTGTCTACGTTTTCACCGGGGCTGGGCGTGTTGTCCGCCCGGCATGAAACGCAATATTCACGACTCTTTCGATCCTGA
- the ureE gene encoding urease accessory protein UreE produces the protein MLSINKHLPAPHGLAPVLVKRAPNLVLPFLERSRSRLRATLDDGRDVAVVLPRGTVMRGGDVLVAEDGTLVEVQAAPEHVLRVTSANRLALMRAAYHLGNRHTPVQVSADALQLEADPVLEDMLVRLGVTVAHVEAPFEPEAGAYGGGHRHGHDATFEEDYAAAQALYHEHHGHDHGHSHAHDHDHGHSHSHDHDHDHGHVHGPGCGHHHHHHD, from the coding sequence ATGCTCTCCATCAACAAACACCTCCCCGCGCCGCACGGCCTGGCCCCCGTGCTGGTCAAGCGCGCACCCAACCTGGTACTCCCATTCCTGGAGCGCAGCCGCAGCCGCCTGCGCGCCACCCTCGACGATGGCCGTGACGTGGCCGTCGTGCTGCCGCGCGGCACCGTCATGCGCGGCGGTGATGTGCTGGTCGCTGAAGACGGCACGCTGGTTGAAGTACAGGCCGCACCGGAGCACGTCCTGCGTGTGACGAGCGCCAACCGCCTCGCCTTGATGCGTGCTGCCTACCACCTCGGCAATCGCCACACACCCGTGCAGGTCAGCGCAGATGCGCTGCAGCTCGAAGCCGATCCAGTGCTCGAAGACATGCTCGTACGCCTGGGCGTGACCGTCGCGCATGTAGAGGCGCCGTTCGAGCCGGAGGCGGGCGCCTATGGCGGCGGCCATCGTCACGGCCACGATGCGACGTTCGAAGAGGACTACGCGGCCGCGCAGGCGCTGTATCACGAGCACCACGGGCACGATCATGGTCACAGTCACGCGCATGACCACGACCATGGTCACTCGCATAGCCACGATCACGATCACGACCACGGCCATGTCCACGGGCCCGGCTGCGGCCATCACCACCATCACCATGACTAA
- the ureC gene encoding urease subunit alpha: MTLNITRRAYAEMFGPTTGDRLRLADTDLIVEVERDFTIYGEEVKFGGGKVIRDGMGQSQRESKDCADTVITNALIIDHWGIVKADIGLKHGRISAIGKAGNPDIQPSVTIVIGPGTEIIAGEGMIVTAGGVDTHIHFICPQQIDEALNSGVTTMIGGGTGPATGTYATTCTPGPWYMQRMLQSADAYPMNIGFLGKGNGSLPGALREQIDAGAIGLKLHEDWGSTPAAIDCCLGVADDTDTQVAIHTDTLNESGFVEATVAAFKGRTIHTYHTEGAGGGHAPDIIRVCGESNVLPSSTNPTRPFTVNTLDEHLDMLMVCHHLDASIAEDIAFAESRIRRETIAAEDILHDLGAFSMISSDSQAMGRVGEVVLRTWQTAHKMKVQRGKLAGDPNDSRGGHDNFRVKRYVAKYTINPALTHGIAHEVGSVEVGKWADLVLWKPAFFGVKPSLILKGGMIASAAMGDANASIPTPQPVHYRPMFGAAGGALGRTSLSFLSQSAAAAGVAEQYGLAKTTAVVKGTRTVTKAHMIHNDWQPDISVDPETYQVVADGTVLTCEPAEVLPMAQRYFLF, encoded by the coding sequence ATGACACTCAACATCACCCGCCGCGCCTATGCGGAAATGTTCGGCCCCACGACGGGCGACCGCCTGCGTCTGGCCGACACCGACCTCATCGTCGAAGTTGAACGCGACTTCACCATCTACGGCGAGGAAGTGAAATTCGGCGGCGGCAAGGTCATCCGCGACGGCATGGGACAGAGCCAGCGCGAATCGAAAGACTGCGCTGACACCGTCATCACCAACGCGCTGATCATCGACCACTGGGGCATCGTCAAGGCTGACATCGGCCTGAAGCACGGCCGCATCTCGGCGATCGGCAAGGCGGGCAATCCGGACATCCAGCCGAGCGTGACGATCGTCATCGGCCCCGGCACCGAGATCATCGCGGGCGAGGGCATGATCGTCACCGCCGGCGGTGTCGATACGCACATCCACTTCATCTGCCCGCAGCAGATCGACGAAGCGCTGAACAGCGGCGTGACGACGATGATCGGCGGCGGCACTGGCCCCGCCACCGGTACCTACGCCACCACCTGCACGCCGGGCCCGTGGTACATGCAGCGCATGCTGCAGTCGGCCGACGCATACCCGATGAACATCGGCTTTCTGGGCAAGGGCAATGGCAGCCTGCCGGGCGCGCTGCGCGAGCAGATCGACGCGGGTGCCATCGGCCTGAAGCTGCACGAGGACTGGGGCTCCACGCCCGCCGCCATCGATTGCTGCCTGGGCGTGGCGGACGACACCGACACGCAGGTCGCCATCCATACCGATACGTTGAACGAGTCGGGCTTCGTTGAAGCGACCGTCGCCGCGTTCAAGGGGCGCACGATCCACACGTATCACACGGAAGGCGCGGGCGGCGGACACGCACCCGACATCATCCGCGTGTGCGGCGAATCGAACGTGCTGCCATCGTCCACCAACCCGACGCGGCCCTTCACCGTCAACACGCTGGACGAGCATCTGGACATGCTGATGGTGTGCCATCACCTCGATGCGTCCATCGCCGAAGACATTGCCTTTGCCGAGAGCCGCATCCGCCGCGAGACCATCGCCGCCGAAGACATCCTGCATGACCTGGGTGCGTTCTCGATGATCTCCAGCGACTCGCAGGCGATGGGCCGCGTGGGCGAAGTCGTGCTGCGCACTTGGCAGACCGCGCACAAGATGAAGGTGCAGCGCGGCAAGCTCGCTGGCGACCCGAACGACTCGCGCGGCGGACACGACAACTTCCGCGTGAAACGCTACGTGGCCAAGTACACGATCAACCCCGCGCTCACACACGGCATTGCGCACGAAGTCGGCTCGGTTGAAGTCGGCAAGTGGGCAGACCTCGTGCTGTGGAAGCCAGCGTTCTTTGGCGTGAAGCCGAGCCTGATCTTGAAGGGCGGGATGATTGCCTCTGCGGCGATGGGCGATGCGAATGCGTCGATTCCGACACCGCAGCCGGTTCACTATCGGCCGATGTTTGGGGCGGCGGGTGGGGCGCTGGGGCGGACGTCGTTGAGCTTTTTGTCGCAGTCTGCGGCCGCTGCTGGGGTGGCGGAGCAGTATGGGCTGGCTAAGACCACCGCGGTGGTCAAAGGCACGCGTACCGTGACCAAGGCGCACATGATCCATAACGACTGGCAGCCGGATATTTCTGTGGATCCGGAGACGTATCAGGTGGTGGCGGATGGGACTGTGTTGACTTGCGAGCCGGCGGAGGTGTTGCCTATGGCGCAGAGGTATTTTTTGTTTTGA
- a CDS encoding urease subunit beta: MIPGELLPQDGDLELNAGRPTVTVTVANTGDRPVQIGSHYHFYEVNDALRFDREAARGFRLNIAAGTAVRFEPGQERTVELVALAGDRVVYGFAGRVMGKL; encoded by the coding sequence ATGATCCCCGGTGAACTGCTGCCGCAAGACGGCGATCTGGAACTCAATGCAGGCCGCCCCACGGTGACGGTCACGGTGGCAAACACGGGCGATCGCCCGGTGCAGATCGGCTCGCATTATCACTTCTATGAAGTGAACGACGCGCTGCGCTTTGACCGCGAAGCTGCGCGCGGCTTTCGGCTGAACATCGCCGCCGGCACGGCCGTGCGCTTCGAGCCGGGGCAGGAGCGCACGGTCGAGCTCGTGGCGCTGGCCGGTGACCGCGTGGTCTACGGCTTTGCCGGCCGAGTGATGGGCAAGCTGTGA
- a CDS encoding HupE/UreJ family protein, translating to MTPTLSRFVRPAAAIALTFAASIAFAHPGHPGHTAEGSLLAGFLHPLTGADHLLAMVAVGVWSALAFRSVRDALWAPIAFVALMILGALLGAGGVAVPMAEPMIAASLLVFGLLIAARAQLPTWGGALLCGAFALFHGYAHGTEFPAGAQTMFPYFVGGFAVATALLHTAGIGGGFALKPRLAWLARLSGVGVALYGAGLLAAAV from the coding sequence ATGACGCCTACCCTGTCTCGCTTCGTCCGGCCCGCTGCGGCCATTGCGCTCACGTTTGCCGCCTCCATCGCGTTTGCCCACCCCGGCCACCCTGGCCATACCGCCGAGGGCAGCCTGCTCGCCGGGTTCCTGCATCCGCTCACCGGTGCAGACCATTTGCTGGCGATGGTGGCCGTGGGCGTGTGGAGCGCACTGGCCTTCCGCTCGGTGCGCGATGCGCTGTGGGCGCCCATCGCCTTTGTCGCGTTGATGATCCTGGGCGCGCTGCTCGGCGCCGGCGGGGTGGCGGTGCCGATGGCCGAGCCGATGATCGCCGCATCGCTGCTGGTGTTCGGCCTGCTGATTGCCGCACGCGCCCAGCTGCCGACGTGGGGCGGTGCGCTGCTGTGCGGCGCGTTCGCGCTGTTCCACGGCTATGCGCACGGCACGGAATTCCCCGCAGGGGCGCAGACCATGTTCCCGTATTTCGTCGGCGGCTTTGCCGTGGCGACGGCGCTGCTGCACACCGCCGGTATCGGCGGGGGCTTTGCGCTGAAGCCGCGTCTGGCATGGCTGGCGCGTCTGTCGGGTGTGGGCGTGGCGCTGTATGGTGCCGGCCTGCTCGCGGCAGCTGTGTGA
- a CDS encoding urease subunit gamma: MELTPREKDKLLVFTAALLAERRKGRGLKLNYPEAVAFISAAIMEGARDGKTVADLMHYGTTLLTRNDVMDGVAEMIPDIQVEATFPDGTKLVTVHHPIV, encoded by the coding sequence GTGGAACTGACCCCGCGCGAAAAAGACAAGTTGCTGGTCTTCACCGCCGCCTTGCTGGCCGAGCGCCGCAAGGGCCGCGGCCTCAAGCTCAACTACCCGGAAGCCGTCGCCTTCATCAGCGCCGCCATCATGGAAGGCGCGCGCGACGGCAAGACGGTCGCCGACCTCATGCACTACGGCACCACGCTCCTCACGCGCAATGATGTGATGGACGGCGTGGCCGAGATGATTCCCGACATCCAGGTCGAAGCCACGTTTCCCGATGGCACGAAGCTCGTCACCGTCCACCACCCGATTGTTTGA
- a CDS encoding urease accessory protein UreD, with the protein MRHPDFPVPPQADSFASWEASLRLAFARRGERTVLATCRHQGPLRVQKALYPEGERVCHAVMLHPPAGIAGGDVLDIDIELGADAHAVLTTPGATKWYKSLGRTATQRVAIRAEAGARLDWLPQENIVFNQACPIIDLRLDLAPGATAIGWDTTMLGRHAAGESWAEGRIAMRTALRCNGQPLWIESAAFDAQSPVLNATTGMAGFHVVGTLWAVGEGATEALAESMAEHLPYNFDLRAGVTCLTQDAPGLPNVLLLRVLARRPEDARALLSQTWLALREPMHGVVGRPLRLWST; encoded by the coding sequence ATGCGCCATCCCGATTTTCCTGTCCCGCCGCAGGCCGATTCGTTCGCGTCCTGGGAAGCCTCGCTGCGCCTGGCGTTTGCACGGCGCGGGGAGCGCACCGTGCTGGCCACGTGCCGGCACCAAGGGCCGCTGCGGGTGCAGAAGGCGTTGTATCCGGAAGGCGAGCGCGTCTGCCATGCCGTCATGCTGCATCCGCCCGCAGGCATTGCCGGTGGCGATGTGCTCGATATCGACATCGAACTCGGTGCCGACGCGCATGCGGTCCTGACCACGCCCGGCGCCACCAAGTGGTACAAGTCGCTCGGCCGCACGGCCACGCAGCGCGTTGCCATCCGGGCGGAGGCAGGCGCGCGGCTCGACTGGCTCCCGCAAGAGAACATCGTCTTCAACCAGGCCTGCCCGATCATCGACCTGAGGCTGGACCTGGCACCGGGCGCCACCGCAATCGGCTGGGACACCACCATGCTCGGCCGCCACGCCGCCGGTGAATCGTGGGCCGAAGGCCGCATCGCCATGCGCACCGCCTTGCGCTGCAACGGTCAGCCGCTGTGGATTGAATCGGCGGCGTTCGACGCGCAATCGCCCGTGCTGAATGCGACGACGGGCATGGCCGGCTTCCACGTGGTCGGCACGCTGTGGGCCGTGGGCGAAGGCGCCACCGAAGCACTCGCCGAATCGATGGCCGAGCACCTGCCGTACAACTTCGACCTGCGCGCGGGCGTCACGTGTCTCACGCAAGATGCGCCTGGCCTGCCAAACGTTTTGTTGCTGCGCGTGCTTGCACGCCGGCCCGAAGATGCGCGCGCGTTGCTGTCACAGACGTGGCTTGCGCTGCGCGAGCCGATGCATGGCGTGGTAGGCCGTCCGCTGCGCCTCTGGTCTACATGA
- the urtE gene encoding urea ABC transporter ATP-binding subunit UrtE, producing MLQVQKLNQFYGGSHILRNVSFDVPTGKLTTLLGRNGVGKTTLLKCLMGVVPTASGLIDWEGRTIQKLPAYERVSQGLAYVPQGREIFPRLTVEENLLIGAAAKRAPSKVPDSIYELFPVLKEMKGRRGGDLSGGQQQQLAIGRALMSEPRLLILDEPTEGIQPSIIQEIGRTLRRLVDEFGMSVLLVEQYYDFARSIADRYVVMSRGEVIAQGDAANMETDGVRDLVAV from the coding sequence ATGTTGCAGGTCCAGAAACTGAACCAGTTCTACGGCGGCAGCCACATCCTGCGCAACGTCAGCTTTGACGTCCCCACGGGCAAGCTCACCACGCTGCTTGGCCGTAACGGCGTGGGCAAGACGACGCTGCTCAAATGCCTGATGGGCGTGGTGCCCACCGCCAGCGGCTTGATCGATTGGGAAGGCCGCACCATCCAGAAGCTGCCCGCGTACGAGCGTGTCTCTCAGGGGCTCGCCTATGTGCCACAGGGGCGCGAGATCTTCCCCCGTCTGACGGTGGAAGAAAACCTGCTGATTGGTGCGGCCGCCAAGCGGGCGCCGTCCAAGGTGCCCGATTCCATCTACGAGCTGTTTCCAGTGCTCAAGGAGATGAAGGGCCGGCGCGGTGGCGACCTGTCCGGCGGCCAGCAGCAGCAACTTGCCATCGGCCGCGCGCTGATGAGTGAACCGCGCCTGCTGATCCTGGACGAGCCGACCGAAGGCATCCAGCCGTCGATCATCCAGGAGATCGGCCGCACGCTGCGCCGCCTCGTCGATGAGTTCGGCATGTCGGTCCTGCTGGTGGAGCAGTACTACGACTTTGCCCGCAGCATTGCCGACCGCTACGTCGTCATGAGCCGCGGCGAGGTCATCGCCCAGGGCGACGCCGCCAATATGGAAACCGATGGCGTGCGCGATCTTGTGGCCGTTTGA
- the urtD gene encoding urea ABC transporter ATP-binding protein UrtD: protein MSTFTALPDRAETGTATGMGHLVEPDTIDVSHGAILYLEDVTVRFGGFRALNALTLSIDHGELRCIIGPNGAGKTTMMDVITGKTGPRNADVTGRVFLGQTIDLLRLTEPRIAQIGIGRKFQKPTVFEQHTVWENLELAMKADKRWWVSLRARLLNDGRQRIEETLGRIHLEAEAYRPAGLLSHGQKQRLEIGMLLMQQPQLLLLDEPVAGMTDEETMQLATLLNGLRGTCSIMVVEHDMEFVAALAGAEGRVTVLAEGSVLAEGTLDAVKRDERVIESYLGR from the coding sequence ATGAGCACGTTCACTGCACTCCCTGACCGCGCGGAGACCGGCACCGCCACCGGCATGGGCCATCTGGTCGAGCCGGACACGATCGACGTCTCGCACGGCGCCATCCTGTATCTCGAAGACGTGACGGTGCGCTTTGGCGGCTTTCGCGCACTGAACGCGCTCACGCTGTCGATCGACCACGGCGAGCTGCGCTGCATCATCGGCCCCAACGGCGCGGGCAAGACCACGATGATGGACGTGATTACCGGCAAGACCGGGCCGCGCAATGCAGACGTGACCGGCCGCGTCTTCCTTGGCCAGACCATCGACCTGCTGCGCCTGACCGAGCCGCGCATCGCGCAGATCGGCATCGGCCGCAAGTTCCAGAAGCCGACCGTGTTCGAGCAGCACACCGTGTGGGAAAACCTGGAACTGGCGATGAAGGCCGACAAGCGCTGGTGGGTCTCGCTGCGCGCGCGCCTGCTGAACGACGGCCGCCAGCGCATCGAAGAAACGCTCGGTCGTATCCATCTGGAAGCGGAGGCCTATCGGCCCGCCGGGCTGCTGTCACACGGGCAAAAGCAGCGGCTGGAGATCGGCATGCTGCTGATGCAGCAACCGCAACTGCTGCTGCTCGACGAACCGGTCGCCGGCATGACGGATGAGGAGACGATGCAGCTCGCAACGTTGCTCAACGGCCTGCGTGGCACGTGCTCGATCATGGTCGTCGAGCACGACATGGAGTTCGTCGCCGCGCTGGCAGGGGCAGAAGGGCGCGTGACCGTGCTGGCTGAAGGCAGTGTCCTCGCCGAAGGCACGCTCGATGCCGTCAAGCGCGATGAGCGTGTGATCGAATCCTATTTGGGGCGCTGA
- the urtC gene encoding urea ABC transporter permease subunit UrtC, translated as MTTTKFSLDIPARMPLLSRRGWSALVLVSLIVCIGAPVCALLVPEGSPLHLSAYALTLVGKIMCYALAALALDLVWGYCGILSLGHGLFFALGGYGMGMYLMRSIGREGVYKSDLPDFMVFLDWKELPWFWHGTEHFAWAMLLVILVPGVLAWLFGFFAFRSRVKGVYLSIITQAMTYAAMLLFFRNETGFGGNNGFTDFKRILGFPIPALPTRTVLFVATFVALVLAFIACRAIVTSKFGRVVTAIRDAEARVMFSGYNPLGYKLFVWTFSAVLCGIAGALYVPQVGIINPGEMSPGNSIEMAVWVAVGGRGTLIGPIIGAFLVNGAKTLLTAWVPEYWLFVLGAIFVLVTLYLPNGVLGLMSKLRMKKRAPAQAKAHEAATVTGDHA; from the coding sequence ATGACGACGACCAAGTTCTCTCTCGATATTCCGGCGCGCATGCCGCTGCTGTCGCGGCGCGGGTGGTCTGCGCTGGTGCTCGTATCGCTCATCGTGTGCATTGGCGCGCCGGTGTGCGCGCTGCTTGTGCCGGAGGGCAGCCCGCTGCATCTGTCGGCGTATGCGCTCACGCTCGTCGGCAAGATCATGTGCTATGCGCTGGCGGCGCTGGCGCTCGATCTGGTGTGGGGCTATTGCGGCATCCTGAGCCTCGGCCACGGGCTGTTCTTCGCGCTGGGCGGTTACGGCATGGGCATGTACCTGATGCGCTCCATCGGTCGCGAAGGCGTGTACAAGAGCGACCTGCCGGACTTCATGGTCTTCCTCGACTGGAAGGAGCTGCCCTGGTTCTGGCACGGCACCGAGCACTTTGCCTGGGCCATGCTGCTAGTGATTCTGGTGCCCGGCGTGCTGGCGTGGCTGTTCGGCTTCTTCGCCTTCCGCTCACGCGTCAAGGGCGTGTACCTGTCGATCATCACGCAGGCCATGACGTACGCGGCCATGCTGCTGTTCTTCCGTAACGAGACGGGCTTTGGCGGCAACAACGGCTTTACCGATTTCAAGCGCATCCTCGGCTTCCCGATCCCGGCGCTGCCTACGCGCACCGTGCTCTTCGTGGCGACGTTCGTGGCGCTCGTGCTGGCGTTCATCGCCTGCCGCGCCATCGTCACGTCCAAGTTCGGCCGCGTGGTTACCGCCATTCGCGATGCCGAAGCGCGCGTGATGTTCTCCGGCTACAACCCGCTCGGCTACAAGCTGTTCGTGTGGACGTTCTCGGCCGTGCTGTGCGGTATTGCGGGTGCGCTCTACGTGCCGCAGGTTGGCATCATCAACCCAGGCGAGATGTCGCCGGGCAACTCCATCGAGATGGCGGTGTGGGTGGCCGTGGGCGGGCGCGGTACGTTGATCGGCCCGATCATCGGCGCGTTCCTCGTCAACGGGGCCAAGACGTTGCTGACCGCATGGGTGCCGGAATACTGGCTGTTCGTGCTCGGGGCGATCTTCGTACTGGTGACGCTGTATCTGCCGAACGGTGTGCTGGGCCTGATGAGCAAGCTGCGCATGAAAAAGCGGGCGCCCGCGCAAGCCAAGGCGCATGAAGCCGCGACCGTCACCGGAGATCACGCATGA
- the urtB gene encoding urea ABC transporter permease subunit UrtB: MMRLSRWLFHSLAALLCAFCLAATPQDLAWAAGQPLTQADLKPLAEDDFDAKVKALNALTAAPAEQAGPILQALQNDALFFAPAAGMVRQDGEKYLDAITGQPVTVKADDLQSLTLNNALRAQVDSAASGFVLQSPDRAVRAQAVDTLLAHPETASRPIVDAARKHETDPELRSKLHVLWANLALDDGTHAEKLEALKLLAGDTNPQTRQRIAPLLAKDSGADDELRAAAQQALDGLAAQQRKAELVGNLFAGLSLGSVLLLAALGLAITYGLIGVINMAHGEFLMIGAYATYVVQTIFRNHFPSAFDWYLPAALPAAFLAAAIVGFALERLVLRHLYGRPLETLLATFGISLLLMQAVRSIFGAQNVEVANPSWMSGGIALYPGLVLPYNRLVILLFALAVVAIAWAVLNRTRLGLFVRATTQNRTMAACVGVRTWKVDSYAFAFGAGIAGLGGCALSQIGNVGPDLGQSYIIDSFMAVVLGGVGQLAGTIIGAFGLGLINKFIEPFYGAVLAKIIVLVLIVLFIQKRPQGLFALKGRSAEA, from the coding sequence ATGATGCGCTTGTCCCGCTGGTTGTTTCATTCTCTTGCCGCACTGCTGTGCGCTTTCTGTCTGGCTGCGACGCCCCAAGACCTTGCGTGGGCCGCCGGACAACCCCTGACCCAGGCCGATCTCAAGCCGCTGGCCGAAGACGACTTCGATGCCAAGGTCAAGGCGCTCAACGCGCTGACCGCTGCGCCCGCCGAACAAGCCGGGCCGATCCTGCAAGCTCTGCAAAATGACGCGCTGTTCTTCGCGCCCGCCGCCGGCATGGTGCGTCAGGACGGCGAGAAGTACCTGGACGCGATCACTGGGCAACCCGTCACCGTCAAGGCCGACGATCTGCAGTCCCTCACACTGAACAATGCCCTGCGTGCGCAAGTGGACAGCGCGGCGAGTGGCTTCGTGCTGCAATCGCCCGATCGTGCCGTGCGCGCGCAGGCCGTCGATACGTTGCTTGCGCATCCCGAGACGGCGTCGCGCCCCATTGTCGACGCGGCGCGCAAGCATGAAACCGATCCGGAGTTGCGCAGCAAGCTGCATGTACTGTGGGCCAATCTCGCGCTCGACGACGGCACGCATGCCGAGAAGCTCGAAGCGCTCAAGCTGCTTGCGGGCGATACCAACCCGCAGACGCGCCAGCGCATCGCCCCGTTGCTTGCCAAGGACAGCGGCGCCGACGATGAACTGCGCGCCGCGGCCCAACAGGCGCTCGACGGCCTGGCCGCGCAGCAACGCAAGGCCGAGCTGGTCGGCAACCTGTTTGCGGGGCTGAGCCTCGGCTCGGTGCTGCTGCTGGCGGCGCTCGGGCTGGCCATCACCTACGGGCTCATCGGCGTCATCAACATGGCGCACGGCGAGTTCCTGATGATCGGCGCGTATGCCACCTACGTGGTGCAAACGATCTTCCGCAATCACTTCCCCAGCGCATTCGACTGGTATTTGCCCGCCGCGCTGCCTGCCGCGTTCCTGGCGGCGGCCATCGTCGGTTTTGCGCTGGAACGGCTGGTGCTGCGGCACCTGTATGGCCGTCCGCTGGAAACGCTGCTCGCCACGTTCGGGATCAGCCTGCTGCTGATGCAGGCCGTGCGTTCGATCTTCGGTGCGCAGAACGTGGAGGTGGCGAACCCGAGCTGGATGAGCGGCGGCATCGCGTTGTACCCGGGCCTCGTGCTGCCGTACAACCGGCTCGTCATCCTGCTGTTTGCACTGGCCGTGGTGGCGATCGCCTGGGCGGTGCTCAACCGAACGCGCCTGGGCCTGTTCGTGCGCGCCACCACGCAGAACCGCACGATGGCTGCCTGCGTTGGCGTGCGCACGTGGAAGGTCGACAGCTACGCGTTTGCATTCGGTGCCGGTATTGCCGGCCTGGGCGGCTGCGCACTCTCGCAGATCGGCAACGTCGGGCCGGATCTCGGCCAGAGCTACATCATCGATTCGTTCATGGCCGTGGTGCTGGGCGGGGTGGGGCAGTTGGCCGGCACGATCATCGGCGCGTTCGGCCTGGGGCTCATCAACAAGTTCATCGAGCCGTTCTATGGCGCGGTGCTGGCGAAGATCATCGTGCTGGTGCTGATCGTGCTGTTCATCCAGAAGCGTCCGCAGGGCCTGTTCGCCCTCAAGGGCCGCAGCGCCGAGGCCTGA